In Listeria cossartiae subsp. cossartiae, one genomic interval encodes:
- a CDS encoding ethanolamine ammonia-lyase subunit EutB: MILKTNLFGHTYQFKSITDVLAKANEEKSGDRLAGVAAESAEERVAAKVVLSKMTLGDLRNNPVVPYETDEVTRIIQDQVNDRIHDSIKNWTVEELREWILDHKTTDADIKRVARGLTSEIIAAVTKLMSNLDLIYGAKKIRVIAHANTTIGLPGTFSARLQPNHPTDDPDGILASLMEGLTYGIGDAVIGLNPVDDSTDSVVRLLNKFEEFRSKWDVPTQTCVLAHVKTQMEAMRRGAPTGLVFQSIAGSEKGNTAFGFDGATIEEARQLALQSGAATGPNVMYFETGQGSELSSDAHFGVDQVTMEARCYGFAKKFDPFLVNTVVGFIGPEYLYDSKQVIRAGLEDHFMGKLTGISMGCDVCYTNHMKADQNDVENLSVLLTAAGCNFIMGIPHGDDVMLNYQTTGYHETATLRELFGLKPIKEFDQWMEKMGFSENGKLTSRAGDASIFLK, translated from the coding sequence AGTTCAAATCCATCACTGATGTGTTGGCAAAAGCAAACGAAGAAAAATCAGGCGATCGCTTAGCCGGAGTTGCTGCTGAATCTGCAGAAGAACGTGTAGCTGCCAAAGTGGTGCTTTCTAAAATGACGCTTGGAGATTTACGTAATAATCCGGTTGTCCCATATGAAACAGATGAGGTAACACGTATTATTCAAGACCAAGTAAACGACCGTATCCATGATTCCATCAAAAACTGGACAGTGGAAGAATTACGGGAATGGATTTTAGACCATAAAACAACAGATGCTGACATTAAACGTGTTGCACGCGGCCTAACATCAGAAATTATTGCTGCTGTTACTAAACTAATGTCCAACTTAGATTTAATTTATGGGGCGAAAAAAATCCGTGTAATCGCACATGCGAACACAACAATCGGTCTTCCAGGAACTTTCTCCGCTAGACTACAACCAAACCATCCAACAGATGATCCTGATGGTATCCTTGCTTCACTAATGGAAGGATTAACTTACGGGATTGGGGATGCGGTAATCGGACTTAACCCAGTAGATGATTCTACTGATAGCGTAGTTCGCCTACTTAATAAATTTGAAGAATTCCGCAGTAAATGGGATGTGCCAACACAAACTTGTGTACTTGCACATGTGAAGACTCAAATGGAAGCAATGCGTCGCGGCGCTCCAACTGGTCTTGTATTCCAATCTATCGCAGGTTCTGAAAAAGGTAATACAGCTTTCGGTTTTGACGGAGCAACTATTGAAGAAGCTAGACAATTAGCCCTTCAAAGTGGTGCTGCAACTGGACCAAACGTAATGTACTTTGAAACAGGACAAGGTTCTGAACTTTCCTCTGACGCTCATTTCGGCGTAGACCAAGTAACAATGGAAGCTCGTTGTTATGGATTCGCGAAGAAATTTGATCCATTCCTAGTAAATACAGTAGTTGGATTTATCGGACCTGAGTATCTATATGATTCCAAACAAGTAATCCGCGCCGGCCTTGAAGATCACTTCATGGGTAAATTAACTGGTATTTCTATGGGTTGTGACGTATGTTACACAAACCACATGAAAGCCGACCAAAACGACGTAGAAAACTTATCCGTACTTCTAACAGCAGCAGGATGTAACTTTATCATGGGTATTCCTCATGGTGATGACGTTATGCTTAACTACCAAACAACTGGTTACCACGAAACAGCCACTTTACGTGAATTATTTGGCCTAAAACCAATTAAAGAATTTGATCAGTGGATGGAAAAAATGGGATTCAGCGAAAATGGTAAATTAACTAGCCGTGCTGGAGATGCATCTATTTTCCTAAAATAA